A DNA window from Arachis hypogaea cultivar Tifrunner chromosome 18, arahy.Tifrunner.gnm2.J5K5, whole genome shotgun sequence contains the following coding sequences:
- the LOC112773119 gene encoding peroxynitrite isomerase Rv2717c isoform X2, whose protein sequence is MDANKAPPVVHPTVAALSFLLGTWRGQGEGGYPTINSFSYAEELHFSHSPNKPVIGYTQKTWKLGSGEPMHAESGYWRPKLDGTIEVVIAQSTGLVDVQKGTYSTEQKVIQLQSEMVGNASKPSFYVEMATNTITLQPHLKAALKKL, encoded by the exons ATGGATGCAAACAAAGCGCCTCCGGTGGTGCACCCAACGGTGGCAGCACTGTCCTTCCTTCTCGGCACTTGGAGAGGCCAAGGAGAAGGAGGCTACCCCACCATCAATTCCTTCTCTTATGCCGAAGAACTTCACTTCTCTCATTCTCCCAACAAG CCTGTGATAGGGTATACTCAAAAGACATGGAAGCTGGGCTCCGGGGAGCCAATGCACGCTGAGAGTGGATACTGGCGTCCTAAACTTGATGGCACCATTGAGGTTGTCATTGCTCAAAGCACTGGTCTTGTTGACGTTCAG AAAGGGACATATAGCACTGAACAGAAAGTGATTCAGCTTCAGAGTGAAATGGTTGGGAATGCTTCTAAG CCCTCTTTCTATGTTGAGATGGCTACCAACACGATAACTCTTCAACCGCACTTGAAAGCTGCACTAAAGAAGCTCTGA
- the LOC112773119 gene encoding peroxynitrite isomerase Rv2717c isoform X3, which produces MDANKAPPVVHPTVAALSFLLGTWRGQGEGGYPTINSFSYAEELHFSHSPNKPVIGYTQKTWKLGSGEPMHAESGYWRPKLDGTIEVVIAQSTGLVDVQKGTYSTEQKVIQLQSEMVGNASKIRHFAHQTNTLLPAFLCWLKKVWD; this is translated from the exons ATGGATGCAAACAAAGCGCCTCCGGTGGTGCACCCAACGGTGGCAGCACTGTCCTTCCTTCTCGGCACTTGGAGAGGCCAAGGAGAAGGAGGCTACCCCACCATCAATTCCTTCTCTTATGCCGAAGAACTTCACTTCTCTCATTCTCCCAACAAG CCTGTGATAGGGTATACTCAAAAGACATGGAAGCTGGGCTCCGGGGAGCCAATGCACGCTGAGAGTGGATACTGGCGTCCTAAACTTGATGGCACCATTGAGGTTGTCATTGCTCAAAGCACTGGTCTTGTTGACGTTCAG AAAGGGACATATAGCACTGAACAGAAAGTGATTCAGCTTCAGAGTGAAATGGTTGGGAATGCTTCTAAG ATACGTCATTTTGCGCATCAAACAAATACTTTGCTGCCGGCTTTCCTATGCTGGTTGAAGAAAGTTTGGGACTGA
- the LOC112773119 gene encoding peroxynitrite isomerase Rv2717c isoform X4: MDANKAPPVVHPTVAALSFLLGTWRGQGEGGYPTINSFSYAEELHFSHSPNKPVIGYTQKTWKLGSGEPMHAESGYWRPKLDGTIEVVIAQSTGLVDVQKGTYSTEQKVIQLQSEMVGNASKWKGKSRRIK, translated from the exons ATGGATGCAAACAAAGCGCCTCCGGTGGTGCACCCAACGGTGGCAGCACTGTCCTTCCTTCTCGGCACTTGGAGAGGCCAAGGAGAAGGAGGCTACCCCACCATCAATTCCTTCTCTTATGCCGAAGAACTTCACTTCTCTCATTCTCCCAACAAG CCTGTGATAGGGTATACTCAAAAGACATGGAAGCTGGGCTCCGGGGAGCCAATGCACGCTGAGAGTGGATACTGGCGTCCTAAACTTGATGGCACCATTGAGGTTGTCATTGCTCAAAGCACTGGTCTTGTTGACGTTCAG AAAGGGACATATAGCACTGAACAGAAAGTGATTCAGCTTCAGAGTGAAATGGTTGGGAATGCTTCTAAG TGGAAAGGAAAAAGCAGGAGGATAAAGTGA
- the LOC112773119 gene encoding peroxynitrite isomerase Rv2717c isoform X1, protein MDANKAPPVVHPTVAALSFLLGTWRGQGEGGYPTINSFSYAEELHFSHSPNKPVIGYTQKTWKLGSGEPMHAESGYWRPKLDGTIEVVIAQSTGLVDVQKGTYSTEQKVIQLQSEMVGNASKVERHLARHLEFCNEVVLWDFILCTVVYDYMYRILPATCFIFVPFRGIWRARASCMYFGLWVIYICM, encoded by the exons ATGGATGCAAACAAAGCGCCTCCGGTGGTGCACCCAACGGTGGCAGCACTGTCCTTCCTTCTCGGCACTTGGAGAGGCCAAGGAGAAGGAGGCTACCCCACCATCAATTCCTTCTCTTATGCCGAAGAACTTCACTTCTCTCATTCTCCCAACAAG CCTGTGATAGGGTATACTCAAAAGACATGGAAGCTGGGCTCCGGGGAGCCAATGCACGCTGAGAGTGGATACTGGCGTCCTAAACTTGATGGCACCATTGAGGTTGTCATTGCTCAAAGCACTGGTCTTGTTGACGTTCAG AAAGGGACATATAGCACTGAACAGAAAGTGATTCAGCTTCAGAGTGAAATGGTTGGGAATGCTTCTAAG gttgaGAGGCATCTTGCTAGGCATCTGGAGTTCTGCAACGAAGTGGTTCTTTGGGACTTTATTTTGTGTACTGTTGTATATGACTATATGTATAGAATTCTCCCAGcaacttgttttatttttgtaCCTTTTAGAGGTATATGGAGAGCTAGGGCCTCATGTATGTATTTTGGGTTAtgggttatatatatatgtatgtaa
- the LOC112773119 gene encoding peroxynitrite isomerase Rv2717c isoform X5 produces the protein MDANKAPPVVHPTVAALSFLLGTWRGQGEGGYPTINSFSYAEELHFSHSPNKPVIGYTQKTWKLGSGEPMHAESGYWRPKLDGTIEVVIAQSTGLVDVQKGTYSTEQKVIQLQSEMVGNASKCY, from the exons ATGGATGCAAACAAAGCGCCTCCGGTGGTGCACCCAACGGTGGCAGCACTGTCCTTCCTTCTCGGCACTTGGAGAGGCCAAGGAGAAGGAGGCTACCCCACCATCAATTCCTTCTCTTATGCCGAAGAACTTCACTTCTCTCATTCTCCCAACAAG CCTGTGATAGGGTATACTCAAAAGACATGGAAGCTGGGCTCCGGGGAGCCAATGCACGCTGAGAGTGGATACTGGCGTCCTAAACTTGATGGCACCATTGAGGTTGTCATTGCTCAAAGCACTGGTCTTGTTGACGTTCAG AAAGGGACATATAGCACTGAACAGAAAGTGATTCAGCTTCAGAGTGAAATGGTTGGGAATGCTTCTAAG TGCTATTAG
- the LOC112773119 gene encoding peroxynitrite isomerase Rv2717c isoform X6 produces MHAESGYWRPKLDGTIEVVIAQSTGLVDVQKGTYSTEQKVIQLQSEMVGNASKVERHLARHLEFCNEVVLWDFILCTVVYDYMYRILPATCFIFVPFRGIWRARASCMYFGLWVIYICM; encoded by the exons ATGCACGCTGAGAGTGGATACTGGCGTCCTAAACTTGATGGCACCATTGAGGTTGTCATTGCTCAAAGCACTGGTCTTGTTGACGTTCAG AAAGGGACATATAGCACTGAACAGAAAGTGATTCAGCTTCAGAGTGAAATGGTTGGGAATGCTTCTAAG gttgaGAGGCATCTTGCTAGGCATCTGGAGTTCTGCAACGAAGTGGTTCTTTGGGACTTTATTTTGTGTACTGTTGTATATGACTATATGTATAGAATTCTCCCAGcaacttgttttatttttgtaCCTTTTAGAGGTATATGGAGAGCTAGGGCCTCATGTATGTATTTTGGGTTAtgggttatatatatatgtatgtaa